In the Candidatus Nitrospira nitrosa genome, one interval contains:
- a CDS encoding C39 family peptidase gives MKMNIPGILGLCIALCLAFTFACVRVEVSVTSPNTSTQKPSPDSSWISLADLKEIHKKRLSGNKCPPSRYRLTDREKQETEAWCWAASTRLVMAFHNKEQSKETDLQCNIVTKTLALLQDKSKCCAGNIPDQCVQGGWPHWVFRSYHFDYKTVGGTLDDWDAVVGEICSTGPFISVIDWIGGGSHTLVVTGYGEDEKDATKVVTTYDPFTDDFQDLSLEEFGGDSAYESDGFYGFSHNRHYVQITPKPEDRP, from the coding sequence ATGAAGATGAATATACCTGGAATCCTTGGACTATGCATTGCTTTGTGTCTTGCATTTACTTTTGCATGTGTACGAGTTGAGGTCTCTGTAACATCCCCGAATACCTCCACCCAAAAGCCATCCCCAGATAGCTCCTGGATTTCCTTAGCTGACCTCAAAGAGATCCATAAGAAGCGTCTCTCAGGCAATAAATGTCCACCCAGTCGTTATCGATTGACGGATAGAGAAAAACAAGAAACAGAGGCCTGGTGCTGGGCTGCTTCAACCAGGCTGGTAATGGCCTTTCATAACAAGGAGCAGAGCAAGGAAACAGACCTCCAATGCAACATCGTTACAAAAACTCTTGCCCTATTACAAGACAAATCCAAATGCTGCGCTGGTAACATCCCCGACCAGTGCGTTCAAGGCGGCTGGCCCCACTGGGTCTTCCGCTCCTATCATTTTGATTACAAGACGGTTGGTGGCACGCTGGACGACTGGGATGCGGTAGTCGGGGAAATTTGTTCCACCGGCCCATTTATTTCTGTTATCGATTGGATTGGAGGAGGCTCACACACTCTTGTTGTCACAGGCTATGGCGAAGACGAGAAGGATGCCACGAAGGTTGTCACAACCTATGACCCATTCACAGATGATTTTCAGGATCTCTCCCTTGAGGAGTTTGGGGGTGATTCAGCATATGAATCGGATGGCTTCTACGGATTTTCTCACAACCGACATTATGTGCAGATCACGCCAAAACCTGAGGATCGTCCATGA
- a CDS encoding DUF6908 domain-containing protein, with translation MKLYQAFATDLNHLLNGARAVRITVPGYLPLSVEDIGTTGGGYRLVSLCHYGEQNGDLMRDPDIVFLFHNVPDGAAAEPVSFRNDYLGLSQEVYLYDETGRRTHVVSSLKQDLKEFARAWFVTLREQGFFASTAVREILSP, from the coding sequence ATGAAACTGTATCAAGCCTTTGCCACGGACTTGAATCACTTGCTCAACGGTGCACGCGCGGTACGGATCACTGTGCCTGGCTATTTGCCGCTGTCTGTCGAGGATATTGGAACCACTGGAGGCGGATACCGGCTGGTGTCCTTATGTCATTACGGCGAACAGAACGGCGACCTCATGCGAGATCCCGACATCGTATTTCTGTTTCACAATGTACCCGATGGCGCAGCAGCCGAACCGGTATCCTTCAGGAACGACTACCTGGGGCTTTCGCAAGAAGTGTATCTGTATGACGAGACGGGCAGGCGTACCCACGTCGTGTCCTCACTGAAGCAGGACTTGAAGGAGTTTGCCCGGGCCTGGTTCGTCACGCTCCGAGAGCAGGGCTTCTTTGCCTCGACCGCAGTGCGAGAGATCCTGTCTCCGTAA
- a CDS encoding type II toxin-antitoxin system RelE/ParE family toxin, with amino-acid sequence MARQERPLEWIGSSYKDLMALPVAVRRFFGYALSLAQAGDQHDDAKVLTGFGSAGVLEVVEDDRSGTYRAVYTVKFKEAVFVLHCFQKKSKHGIATPKEDLAIIRARLKVAEALAKERRHEKTSH; translated from the coding sequence ATGGCGCGTCAGGAACGGCCACTCGAATGGATTGGCAGTAGCTATAAAGATTTGATGGCGTTACCAGTTGCCGTTCGGCGATTCTTCGGGTACGCGTTGTCGCTGGCTCAGGCTGGCGATCAACATGATGATGCGAAGGTGCTCACGGGTTTCGGCAGCGCCGGTGTACTTGAAGTGGTCGAAGACGACAGGAGCGGCACCTATCGAGCGGTGTATACCGTGAAGTTCAAGGAGGCGGTCTTCGTCCTGCATTGTTTTCAAAAAAAGAGTAAGCATGGCATCGCCACGCCGAAAGAGGATCTCGCCATCATACGTGCCAGGCTGAAAGTGGCTGAGGCGCTGGCCAAGGAGCGACGACATGAAAAAACGAGTCATTGA
- a CDS encoding helix-turn-helix domain-containing protein — protein MKKRVIEGIEVSRGSGNVFADLDLPDAETLQIKTGLVIEIRRAIRQQGLTQQAAATRMGLTQPKVSSMMRGDFSNVSERKLMECLNRLGYDIEIKVRPASARIGHLMLALP, from the coding sequence ATGAAAAAACGAGTCATTGAAGGGATCGAAGTCTCTCGTGGGTCTGGCAATGTCTTCGCAGATTTGGATCTGCCAGATGCCGAGACGCTTCAGATCAAGACCGGACTGGTAATCGAGATCCGGAGAGCCATTCGCCAACAAGGGCTGACCCAGCAAGCCGCGGCCACACGAATGGGGCTCACACAACCGAAGGTCTCCAGCATGATGCGCGGGGATTTCTCCAATGTATCCGAACGCAAACTGATGGAGTGCCTGAATCGGCTCGGCTACGATATTGAAATCAAAGTTCGACCAGCCTCTGCTCGCATTGGACACTTGATGCTGGCGCTGCCGTGA
- a CDS encoding CHAT domain-containing protein, with the protein MLTPMQSFLPSIRHAMCCLFLMAIPLLTATQSESHEVSSPAGSSMKEGAREFERGAFGTALSHWKRAAELYKSSGNTPAQVEALILSSQASLGLGQSKQALQSLELALGLAQKSGDPLVEAPILGHLGRTYLTMRQLPQASEFLLQAAALGRKQNSSPLLAATLNDLGILLVLQQQDQNALDTFQESVTHAQSVGLPLLAATARTNAARAWLRLKQATNSRLTLDAALEQLQEVTPPSRQTALGLIGVAVTYQRLLPHLPKEHDALLLRTAGALQESSTIAERLGDKRTLSYALGYLGQLYETSFRLDEALQLTRRAVFAAQSVDAPESLYRWQWQLGRQLATIGQLDQAIASYRQATLTLQPIRAELTQASSDGVVGEQDTVKPLFFELADLLLQRASLTDDITAVDVDLRAARDAIEAYKTAELRDYFKDECVDAVRSRLTTFDRISADTAVVYPIMFNSRLELLMSLPSGLKRISVPVSADQLTQEIRAFRRLVEKRTTREYLPHAQQLYDWLIRPLETDLSQLNISTLVIVPDSALRTIPLAALHDGTSFLVSKFALAMTPGLTLTDPRPLNRDKLRFLTAGLTTAVQGFPALPYVANEVESIQQLYKSDQLLNNAFQTSRLERELREGKYGGLHIATHGKFSTDVNDSYLLTFDGKLTMQTLDQLIGLFRFRQEPLELLTLSACQTGIGDDRAALGLAGVALKAGARSALATLWFINDEASATLISEFYRQLRDPALSKAVALQRAQQKLLDDRIYGHPAYWSPFLLMNNWL; encoded by the coding sequence ATGTTGACACCCATGCAATCGTTTCTTCCTTCCATTCGACATGCCATGTGTTGCTTGTTCTTGATGGCGATTCCATTGCTCACTGCGACGCAATCAGAATCCCATGAGGTGTCCTCCCCTGCTGGCTCATCGATGAAAGAAGGCGCCCGGGAATTTGAACGAGGCGCTTTTGGTACCGCCTTGTCTCATTGGAAACGGGCAGCAGAACTCTACAAAAGTTCCGGCAATACCCCGGCACAGGTCGAGGCCCTGATTCTCTCATCCCAGGCTTCCTTGGGATTAGGACAATCCAAACAGGCTCTTCAGTCTCTGGAACTTGCATTGGGGCTGGCACAGAAGAGCGGTGACCCCCTTGTGGAAGCCCCCATCCTCGGACACTTGGGACGGACCTACTTAACGATGCGGCAATTACCTCAGGCATCCGAATTTCTCCTGCAAGCGGCAGCCCTCGGGCGCAAGCAGAATTCTTCGCCGCTCCTTGCGGCCACATTGAACGATCTCGGCATCCTCCTGGTCCTCCAGCAGCAGGATCAGAACGCTCTCGATACCTTTCAGGAGAGCGTGACCCATGCACAGAGCGTCGGGCTTCCTCTCCTCGCGGCAACCGCCCGCACGAACGCCGCGCGGGCATGGTTGCGACTGAAGCAGGCGACCAATAGCCGCCTAACCCTCGACGCCGCACTAGAACAATTACAAGAGGTAACGCCGCCATCCAGACAAACCGCCCTCGGCCTGATCGGAGTCGCGGTGACCTACCAGAGATTGCTGCCTCATCTCCCCAAAGAACATGATGCGCTCTTGTTGCGCACGGCTGGCGCACTCCAGGAATCCTCCACCATCGCAGAGCGCCTGGGCGACAAACGGACGCTCTCCTATGCCCTGGGGTACCTTGGGCAGCTGTATGAAACCTCATTTCGTCTGGATGAAGCGCTACAACTCACCAGGCGAGCGGTATTCGCCGCGCAATCGGTGGATGCGCCGGAGTCACTCTATCGCTGGCAATGGCAACTTGGCCGTCAGCTGGCGACGATCGGACAACTTGACCAGGCGATCGCCTCATACCGGCAGGCGACACTGACGCTCCAACCGATTCGCGCGGAGCTGACACAGGCTTCTTCCGATGGTGTCGTTGGTGAGCAGGATACCGTGAAACCTCTGTTTTTTGAGCTGGCCGACTTATTGTTGCAACGTGCCTCGTTGACCGACGACATCACCGCTGTTGATGTCGACCTACGCGCCGCTCGGGACGCAATTGAAGCCTACAAGACCGCGGAGCTGCGGGACTATTTCAAGGATGAGTGTGTCGATGCCGTTCGTTCGCGATTGACGACCTTCGATCGCATATCAGCGGATACGGCCGTCGTCTATCCGATCATGTTCAATTCCCGCCTGGAATTGCTCATGAGCCTACCCTCGGGCTTGAAACGCATCTCGGTCCCGGTATCTGCAGACCAATTGACTCAAGAAATTCGTGCCTTTCGTCGACTGGTGGAAAAGCGTACCACGCGTGAATATCTGCCGCATGCTCAACAGCTCTATGACTGGCTGATCCGGCCCCTCGAGACCGACCTATCGCAACTGAACATCTCGACGCTGGTCATCGTCCCGGACAGCGCCCTGCGGACGATTCCGTTAGCGGCACTGCACGATGGAACCTCATTCCTGGTCAGCAAATTTGCACTCGCGATGACACCTGGTCTGACATTAACCGATCCACGCCCACTCAATCGAGACAAACTCCGCTTTCTCACCGCCGGCCTTACCACTGCGGTACAAGGCTTCCCTGCTCTACCCTATGTGGCGAACGAAGTTGAGTCCATTCAACAGCTTTACAAGAGCGACCAACTCCTGAACAACGCCTTTCAAACATCCAGACTGGAACGGGAATTGCGTGAAGGAAAGTATGGAGGTCTCCATATTGCGACCCACGGCAAGTTCTCGACCGACGTGAACGATTCATATCTTTTGACCTTTGACGGGAAACTGACCATGCAGACACTCGATCAACTAATCGGCCTCTTTCGGTTCAGACAAGAGCCGCTTGAATTGTTGACCCTTAGTGCCTGCCAAACCGGTATCGGCGATGACCGTGCGGCGCTCGGGTTGGCCGGCGTGGCGCTGAAGGCCGGGGCTCGCAGTGCACTTGCCACACTGTGGTTCATCAACGATGAGGCCTCAGCAACCCTGATCTCTGAATTTTATCGACAACTGCGCGATCCCGCTCTCTCCAAAGCCGTCGCGCTCCAGCGTGCCCAACAGAAACTCTTGGACGACAGGATCTATGGCCATCCGGCTTATTGGTCGCCGTTTTTATTGATGAATAACTGGCTCTAA
- a CDS encoding ShlB/FhaC/HecB family hemolysin secretion/activation protein, translating to MRISAVGSVRHNRRRHHISVLLSGILLTMVLTTSTPLLAQVLPPVFDPTLRSGEPSGPLKKKFIPPSIPPPSPVLPSVPTTPPDGETQTQLGQIQVLVKSIQVTGNTVFSDAEIETVTKPYYNQVLSTEDLERLRLALTLLYVNKGYITSGAVIPDQDVVDGVIQIQIIEGALSRIDIEGNNWFRPRTLSDRLALGAGPPLQMEPLQTRLQLLQQDPRIERINAELRPGDRRGESILHVNVKEQSPWKMWAEFSNYQTPAVGAERGLLTVAHQNVTGHGDPLSITYGGSRGVHPVIDVSYTIPINRYDTTFTASYRRNDFVVVESQFRTLNLNSTSEIIGFTLRHPIYRTLTDELAVAITGERLYNKVTSIFDEPGLPSSFINGSSDTGVSAVSALRFVQEYVHRTSTSVIAARSRFSVGLDVLNATTNSGVSDRGLPLPDGRFFSWLGQLQGIRRFDDWWGMQLLGQLNLQLANDRLFPLEQIPLGGRFSVRGYRENTLIRDNGFHFSIESRFPLLRYASGEPLLQFAQFVDVGRTWQAKGKTEDPQTLASVGLGLRWTVLPKDRARFELYWGVPLNHVPHPAGNLQDHGIHLQAVVQVF from the coding sequence ATGAGGATCAGCGCAGTCGGTTCGGTGCGCCACAACCGACGTCGTCATCACATCTCCGTCTTACTGTCAGGGATTCTCTTGACGATGGTCCTGACAACATCGACACCCCTATTGGCTCAAGTACTCCCTCCGGTCTTCGATCCGACACTCCGATCGGGAGAGCCTTCCGGCCCACTCAAGAAGAAATTCATCCCGCCCTCAATTCCTCCGCCGAGCCCGGTCCTTCCATCAGTGCCGACTACTCCGCCGGACGGCGAGACACAGACTCAACTCGGCCAGATCCAAGTTTTGGTCAAATCCATCCAGGTAACAGGCAATACCGTCTTTTCAGATGCGGAGATTGAAACCGTCACGAAACCCTACTACAACCAGGTCCTCAGCACTGAGGACCTGGAACGACTGCGACTGGCACTCACGCTCCTCTATGTGAACAAAGGCTATATCACCTCCGGCGCCGTCATTCCCGATCAAGACGTCGTCGATGGCGTGATTCAGATCCAGATCATTGAGGGTGCCCTGTCCCGGATCGACATCGAAGGAAATAACTGGTTCAGACCGAGAACACTCAGCGATCGCCTGGCACTCGGAGCCGGTCCGCCGCTCCAGATGGAACCGCTTCAAACACGACTGCAATTACTCCAGCAAGACCCCCGAATCGAACGGATCAATGCAGAACTCCGTCCGGGCGACCGACGCGGCGAAAGCATTCTCCACGTCAACGTGAAGGAACAAAGTCCCTGGAAGATGTGGGCGGAATTCAGCAACTATCAGACACCCGCAGTCGGAGCCGAGCGCGGCTTGCTGACGGTCGCCCATCAAAATGTGACCGGACATGGTGATCCGTTAAGCATCACCTACGGCGGTTCACGAGGAGTCCACCCGGTTATCGATGTATCGTACACGATTCCGATCAATCGCTACGATACAACCTTCACGGCGTCCTACCGTCGGAACGACTTTGTGGTCGTTGAGAGCCAGTTCCGCACACTGAACCTCAACTCCACATCGGAAATTATCGGATTCACGCTCCGCCATCCAATTTATCGCACCCTCACCGATGAACTGGCCGTCGCCATTACCGGCGAACGGCTCTATAACAAAGTGACGTCGATCTTCGATGAACCTGGCTTGCCCTCGTCGTTCATCAATGGCTCATCGGACACCGGAGTCAGCGCCGTGAGTGCCCTCCGCTTTGTGCAGGAATATGTGCATCGTACCTCGACGTCGGTGATCGCCGCTCGCTCCCGCTTCTCAGTGGGCCTGGACGTGTTGAATGCCACTACCAATTCCGGTGTCTCAGACCGTGGGCTTCCCCTACCCGACGGACGCTTCTTTTCCTGGCTGGGACAACTCCAGGGGATCAGGCGATTCGACGACTGGTGGGGCATGCAGCTCCTGGGACAGCTCAACCTGCAACTGGCTAATGATCGGCTCTTTCCATTGGAACAAATTCCTCTCGGCGGACGATTCAGCGTCCGCGGCTATCGTGAAAATACGCTGATTCGCGACAATGGCTTTCACTTTTCAATTGAATCTCGATTTCCGTTGCTCCGGTATGCCAGTGGTGAGCCTCTCTTGCAGTTCGCGCAATTCGTCGATGTCGGTCGGACCTGGCAGGCCAAGGGAAAAACCGAGGATCCGCAAACTTTGGCCAGTGTGGGGTTGGGGCTCCGCTGGACGGTGTTACCGAAAGACCGGGCACGGTTTGAACTCTATTGGGGTGTGCCGCTCAATCATGTCCCGCATCCCGCCGGCAACCTTCAGGATCATGGCATCCACCTTCAGGCGGTCGTCCAAGTCTTTTGA
- a CDS encoding two-partner secretion domain-containing protein, translating into MILILGFLGPLAEAPFTLAQITTAITPTTGEGNLGTVATPQNTHTIQITGGTRSDQGGGTNLFHSFKQFSVGHGDTALFLNTTPALPTNNILSQVTGGSPSNIFGTIDTMSYPKATLFLMNPAGIVFGPNAVLNVGGSVAFTTANYMRLAEADGSNAGIFHANSTTSHILTSAPVVAFGFLTANPAAIAVQGSTLTVQAGQAISLIGGDMTIESGKLPNNPALDPLLPSAPGKQVYIASVASPGEILARTLTPAVNIAKQSFEALGTVTILKQSIIDTSGRDGTIHIRGGRLVIDDSMLFTHTGNISLDATSLQITNNGQVLTETLTRDHAGHITINAQGDINIDSSENVGSFSSHSSGRAGNVTISSNQGNITLTKSTVFQDVNGSGDTGNITFHAPHGDISLTNSSIASRASGTGTLGDIQIQAYNLHLREGSKIGGDNTGTSTQAPGNISIALDGQLSLASGSFINTEAFTSATAADLIIKSPAVFIAGKDSSSKVHSGLYTDTISTGNGGHLRVFTDNLQLMDGGILSSKSFVGSKREIPSGHGGVVNVEGYRNPGTLITINGSGSGIFTSTEGTGTAGDIVMKGASVTLQNEGKISAETTGISSKASGGSITVTATDHVTLTNNALITASTSGPGNAGNILVKTNDISISGGSTITASSTGSGNAGTVTVQGLQGPASSFLIDGSNSGVFTKTTNAGTGGNLSVSSNSIVIQNKGSISGETSGTGSGGNIALTAGQSVTIQNGASITARSTGPADAGSISINAGQQLDVIGTGTSRSSITTESNQAQGGDINIQAIDRVRVVDSEISTSVLGGAGSGGNITIDPKVVLLQNSDILAQANRGTGGDISITTPVFIADQSSRVDASTPFGLNGRVTIQSPTSNLSGTVGQLVSKTSPPQVLLQNRCVALAGGEQSTFLLAGRDALPGEPIGWLSSPVSMEHWTGEDTAHASRLMARNQNIDSSLVIAAHSNKSRVLSLRRLTPPGFLVRTFATGATGCPS; encoded by the coding sequence GTGATACTCATCTTAGGATTTCTAGGACCACTCGCCGAAGCACCATTCACTCTCGCTCAAATAACCACGGCCATAACACCGACCACGGGTGAAGGAAATCTCGGCACCGTGGCCACTCCACAGAATACCCATACAATTCAAATCACTGGAGGAACAAGATCTGATCAAGGTGGCGGGACAAATCTCTTCCATAGCTTTAAACAATTTAGCGTGGGGCATGGCGATACGGCGCTGTTTCTGAACACGACGCCAGCACTTCCCACCAACAACATTCTGAGTCAGGTCACTGGTGGAAGTCCTTCAAATATCTTTGGCACCATCGATACTATGAGTTATCCGAAAGCAACTCTCTTTTTGATGAATCCAGCCGGAATTGTCTTTGGGCCTAATGCTGTTTTAAATGTAGGGGGCTCCGTAGCCTTTACAACTGCGAACTACATGCGACTCGCAGAAGCCGATGGGTCGAATGCTGGAATCTTCCATGCAAACTCAACAACCTCACATATTTTGACGAGTGCCCCAGTCGTGGCCTTCGGATTTCTAACTGCCAATCCAGCAGCCATCGCAGTTCAAGGAAGTACGTTGACCGTTCAGGCTGGCCAAGCAATTTCCCTTATTGGGGGAGATATGACCATTGAGTCCGGCAAGCTTCCAAACAATCCTGCTCTAGATCCTCTCCTTCCCTCAGCACCGGGGAAGCAAGTGTATATAGCTAGCGTGGCTTCTCCTGGTGAGATTTTGGCCAGAACACTTACCCCTGCTGTAAATATCGCCAAGCAGTCTTTTGAGGCACTAGGAACAGTGACAATCTTGAAACAGTCAATAATCGATACCAGCGGCCGTGACGGCACAATTCACATTCGAGGAGGTCGTCTGGTCATTGATGATTCGATGCTCTTCACACATACCGGCAATATCTCACTTGATGCCACTTCCCTACAGATCACGAACAACGGTCAAGTCTTAACGGAAACGTTAACAAGGGATCACGCCGGTCATATTACTATAAATGCACAAGGAGATATCAATATAGACTCTAGTGAAAACGTAGGTTCCTTCTCATCACACTCATCCGGGCGTGCTGGCAACGTTACAATTAGTAGCAATCAAGGAAATATAACTCTTACCAAATCCACTGTATTCCAGGATGTTAATGGTAGTGGGGATACGGGCAACATCACATTTCATGCACCGCATGGAGATATTAGTCTTACTAACTCCAGCATAGCGAGTCGAGCGAGTGGTACTGGCACACTTGGAGATATTCAGATCCAAGCATATAATCTGCACCTTCGAGAGGGATCTAAAATTGGGGGTGATAATACCGGAACAAGCACACAGGCCCCTGGGAATATTTCAATCGCCTTGGATGGTCAACTCAGCCTTGCTAGTGGTTCTTTCATCAACACAGAAGCATTTACATCTGCCACCGCAGCAGACTTAATCATCAAATCTCCAGCCGTTTTTATTGCTGGTAAAGACAGTTCCAGCAAAGTCCACAGCGGTCTCTACACTGATACCATCAGTACCGGCAATGGAGGTCACTTGCGTGTCTTTACAGACAATCTACAACTTATGGACGGCGGAATACTTTCGAGCAAGAGCTTTGTCGGTTCCAAGAGAGAAATTCCATCAGGCCATGGTGGAGTTGTCAATGTCGAGGGTTACCGAAATCCAGGTACTTTGATAACTATCAATGGATCGGGAAGCGGCATCTTTACCAGTACTGAAGGGACCGGCACCGCAGGTGATATTGTCATGAAAGGTGCCTCAGTCACCCTCCAGAATGAGGGCAAAATATCGGCAGAAACAACCGGCATCAGTTCGAAAGCATCTGGCGGCTCCATCACCGTAACCGCGACAGATCATGTGACACTGACTAACAACGCCTTAATCACAGCCAGCACCAGTGGTCCAGGCAATGCCGGCAACATATTAGTGAAGACGAATGACATCAGCATCAGTGGAGGTTCAACTATTACAGCCTCTTCAACTGGTTCAGGCAACGCAGGAACCGTCACGGTTCAAGGCTTGCAGGGTCCCGCAAGTTCATTCTTGATCGATGGCAGTAACAGCGGCGTTTTTACAAAAACCACCAATGCGGGTACCGGCGGCAACCTGTCAGTCTCTTCTAACTCAATAGTAATACAAAACAAGGGCAGCATCTCAGGAGAGACCTCCGGTACTGGATCCGGTGGCAACATTGCACTCACTGCTGGTCAATCCGTCACCATTCAGAACGGCGCTTCAATCACCGCTCGTAGCACGGGACCAGCCGACGCAGGCAGTATCTCAATCAATGCAGGCCAGCAACTCGATGTCATAGGGACAGGCACAAGTAGGAGCTCAATCACAACAGAATCCAACCAGGCCCAAGGTGGGGACATAAATATTCAAGCCATAGACCGCGTGCGAGTCGTGGACAGCGAGATCAGCACCTCCGTGCTCGGAGGCGCGGGCAGTGGAGGCAACATCACCATCGACCCGAAGGTTGTCCTGCTTCAGAATAGCGACATTCTCGCACAGGCGAATCGCGGCACGGGCGGAGACATCTCAATCACCACACCAGTCTTCATCGCGGATCAATCAAGCCGCGTCGATGCATCGACACCATTCGGGCTCAATGGACGGGTAACGATTCAATCCCCCACATCGAATCTGAGCGGGACCGTCGGTCAGCTCGTGTCGAAGACGAGTCCACCTCAAGTCCTGTTGCAAAATCGCTGTGTGGCCTTAGCCGGGGGAGAACAGAGCACATTTCTTCTTGCCGGACGAGATGCGCTTCCAGGCGAACCCATCGGATGGCTCAGCAGCCCGGTTTCTATGGAGCATTGGACCGGAGAGGACACAGCGCATGCCTCCCGACTCATGGCACGGAATCAGAATATTGATTCTTCACTAGTCATAGCCGCACACTCGAACAAGTCTCGAGTACTCTCACTACGACGGCTGACCCCGCCTGGATTCCTAGTTCGAACATTTGCGACCGGGGCCACGGGCTGTCCCTCATGA
- a CDS encoding relaxase/mobilization nuclease domain-containing protein: MISPRVSMDARLDEWGSRLFNVSRDTSPRPRRSKRTPLGSPKPVSFSGRLSSPQARTTYVRQTLQAMVRRAPQVIVKLVRAPKGMKGISNNLTYISRDGLLEIEDQDGQVIKGKEAVADLQTEWRDGGMPIAADSTMRDAFHLVLSMPTRTDPLSVQRAARDFAEREFSGFQYAMVLHTYETDPDPHPSPHPHVHLTVKAAGLDGIRLNPRKADLQRWREGFAEALREHGIEATATSRLHRTNQERSTVRHLHEPSKKGETLERLKRTTRRQGRAQEVMRNYEQVMRALAGSNRGEDRQLAEDLVHYLSERSREVPKTRSPERDRSS, encoded by the coding sequence ATGATCTCACCCCGCGTCAGCATGGATGCGCGATTGGACGAGTGGGGGAGTCGGCTATTCAACGTCTCACGAGACACCTCCCCAAGGCCGCGTCGCAGCAAGCGCACGCCGCTTGGATCCCCCAAGCCTGTAAGTTTCAGCGGACGGCTCAGTTCACCACAGGCTCGGACCACCTATGTGCGGCAGACACTGCAGGCGATGGTTCGCCGTGCGCCGCAAGTCATCGTCAAACTCGTCAGGGCGCCGAAGGGGATGAAGGGCATCTCGAACAACCTCACGTACATTTCTCGTGATGGGCTTCTGGAAATCGAGGATCAAGATGGCCAGGTGATCAAAGGGAAAGAGGCGGTGGCGGATCTGCAGACCGAATGGCGGGATGGCGGCATGCCGATTGCGGCGGATTCCACGATGCGCGATGCTTTTCATCTCGTCCTCTCCATGCCGACCAGGACCGATCCGCTCTCGGTCCAACGAGCGGCTCGGGACTTCGCCGAGCGGGAGTTCTCGGGTTTTCAGTACGCCATGGTGCTGCACACGTATGAGACCGATCCGGACCCACACCCCTCTCCGCATCCACATGTGCATCTCACGGTGAAGGCCGCCGGTCTCGATGGCATCCGTTTGAATCCGAGAAAGGCTGATTTGCAACGTTGGAGGGAGGGATTTGCGGAGGCCTTACGAGAGCATGGGATTGAAGCTACGGCGACCAGTCGCCTCCACCGTACCAACCAGGAACGTTCGACGGTACGGCATCTACATGAACCGAGCAAAAAAGGGGAGACGCTGGAGCGGCTGAAGCGCACAACGCGCCGACAAGGGCGAGCCCAGGAAGTTATGCGGAATTATGAGCAGGTGATGCGGGCGTTAGCCGGGTCAAATCGTGGTGAGGATCGGCAATTGGCCGAAGACCTGGTCCATTACTTGAGCGAGCGGTCGCGGGAGGTCCCGAAAACTCGTTCGCCGGAGCGAGACCGTTCTTCTTAA
- a CDS encoding plasmid mobilization relaxosome protein MobC has translation MARSRTTTISADLGDLKAPWLAWCQAHQVTPSVALRQILGRAIGGPSAQSVTPRRVLKNRREKAAQRMKLHLTASELTGLNALAAQEGYRPTQWVVAMIRTKLTGQPHVGQPELERLTRSNQQLLALGRNLNQIAKVLNTSPENRTAFRVEVITELSRIIRAHTDKVSDVLRSTVERWHLQ, from the coding sequence ATGGCGAGATCACGCACCACGACCATCAGTGCCGATCTGGGCGACCTGAAAGCCCCCTGGCTTGCCTGGTGTCAGGCCCATCAGGTTACGCCGAGCGTGGCCCTGCGCCAGATTCTGGGGCGTGCAATCGGCGGCCCCTCTGCCCAGTCAGTCACGCCTCGCAGGGTGCTCAAGAATCGGAGGGAGAAAGCGGCCCAGCGGATGAAGCTCCACCTGACGGCCTCGGAGCTGACCGGGCTCAACGCCCTGGCTGCCCAGGAAGGCTATCGACCGACGCAATGGGTCGTGGCCATGATCCGCACCAAATTAACCGGGCAACCGCATGTCGGACAGCCGGAGTTGGAACGACTGACCCGCTCGAACCAACAACTCCTCGCTCTGGGAAGGAACCTCAACCAGATTGCGAAAGTCTTGAATACGTCCCCTGAGAACCGGACCGCATTCCGGGTGGAGGTCATCACCGAACTCTCTCGTATAATCCGCGCCCATACTGACAAGGTCTCGGATGTCTTGCGCAGCACGGTGGAGCGCTGGCACCTCCAATGA